In the genome of Pelobacter seleniigenes DSM 18267, one region contains:
- a CDS encoding zinc-dependent alcohol dehydrogenase family protein, translated as MKAMIYESFSTAPRIKSVPDPIPESHGVVVKVMATGVCRSDWHGWMGHDPDIVLPHVPGHELAGVITAIGKDVKKWTAGDRVTVPFVCGCNSCPECASGNQQVCDHQFQPGFTHWGSFAEYVSLHHADSNLVALPESIDFATAASLGCRFVTSFRAVVDQGNVTAGQWVAVHGCGGVGLSAIMIANALGANVVAVDIADDKLSLAESLGAVVAVNARTCTNVVEAIRESTKGGVHVSIDALGHPDTCFNSIGNLRKRGKHIQVGLMLAGHSTPKIPMSQVIANELEIYGSHGMQAHRYDDMLEMIRTGKLAPEKLIGETINLDQGIDALMNMNKFEAKGVTVITEFC; from the coding sequence ATGAAGGCAATGATCTACGAATCTTTTTCGACTGCACCGAGAATCAAGTCCGTTCCCGACCCGATACCAGAAAGCCACGGGGTCGTTGTCAAGGTAATGGCAACAGGCGTATGTCGAAGTGACTGGCATGGTTGGATGGGGCATGATCCTGATATCGTATTGCCCCACGTTCCGGGCCATGAGTTGGCCGGCGTCATTACAGCCATAGGCAAAGACGTTAAAAAATGGACCGCTGGTGATCGTGTAACAGTGCCTTTTGTTTGTGGTTGCAACAGCTGTCCGGAATGCGCTTCAGGGAATCAGCAGGTTTGCGATCATCAGTTTCAACCAGGGTTTACTCATTGGGGTTCCTTCGCTGAATATGTCTCTCTTCACCATGCTGATTCTAATCTTGTGGCTTTGCCGGAATCGATCGATTTCGCAACTGCCGCAAGCTTGGGCTGTCGTTTCGTCACATCCTTTCGTGCCGTCGTAGATCAGGGAAATGTGACAGCCGGGCAATGGGTTGCAGTTCATGGATGTGGCGGTGTTGGTCTTTCTGCAATCATGATTGCCAATGCCCTGGGAGCTAATGTCGTGGCTGTTGATATTGCAGATGATAAACTTTCGCTAGCCGAATCATTAGGTGCTGTTGTCGCTGTGAATGCCCGCACATGTACGAATGTCGTTGAGGCTATCCGGGAAAGTACCAAAGGTGGCGTTCATGTCTCGATTGATGCCCTTGGCCACCCTGATACCTGTTTCAATTCCATCGGCAATTTGAGGAAGCGTGGGAAGCATATTCAGGTTGGACTGATGCTGGCAGGGCACAGTACGCCAAAAATACCGATGAGTCAGGTCATTGCCAATGAGCTTGAAATCTATGGTAGCCACGGGATGCAAGCTCATCGTTATGATGACATGCTAGAAATGATCCGAACTGGCAAACTAGCCCCTGAGAAATTAATCGGCGAAACCATTAATTTAGACCAAGGGATTGATGCGTTGATGAATATGAATAAGTTTGAAGCCAAGGGGGTGACGGTGATCACCGAGTTTTGTTGA
- a CDS encoding L,D-transpeptidase family protein: MSCQFTHRVFSLLLVCVTLVLLQFPTSGWALSPRLEDAGLLQLPRQSVVVGTNKPYVIGWDETLMEIARRAGLGFNALVNANPGVDEWQPRFGTELTLPYATIVPADLPLGITINLAEYRLYLIEKDGAEQRVRIYPIGLGREGWQTPEGEFRIISSIANPSWTRPETIRAEEPDTPNVIAAGPDNPLGTHWLGLSLPGYGIHGTNRPYGVGRRVSHGCIRLYPGDIDDLAGRVGRGTPVKIIYRPIKLAIKDNRLLLEAHPDYLKRGDWSVAEMLKRASALGWQGELDMTLIRQAIEQAQGIPVPVAELK, encoded by the coding sequence ATGTCATGTCAATTCACGCATCGTGTTTTTTCTCTGCTCCTGGTTTGCGTCACCCTGGTACTGCTGCAGTTCCCGACCTCGGGCTGGGCTTTGTCTCCCCGGCTGGAGGATGCGGGCTTGTTGCAGCTGCCGCGGCAGAGTGTTGTGGTGGGCACCAACAAGCCCTATGTGATCGGCTGGGACGAAACGTTGATGGAGATCGCTCGGCGGGCGGGCCTTGGGTTCAATGCCCTGGTTAACGCCAACCCGGGAGTGGATGAGTGGCAACCGCGTTTCGGGACCGAGTTGACCCTGCCATACGCAACCATTGTCCCGGCGGATCTGCCGTTGGGGATTACCATCAATCTGGCTGAATATCGACTCTATTTGATTGAGAAGGATGGCGCTGAGCAGCGGGTGAGGATTTACCCCATTGGCCTGGGGCGGGAAGGGTGGCAGACCCCGGAAGGGGAGTTCCGCATTATCTCCAGCATTGCCAACCCGAGCTGGACCCGGCCGGAGACCATCCGCGCCGAAGAACCGGATACGCCGAACGTGATTGCTGCTGGGCCGGATAACCCGCTGGGAACGCACTGGCTGGGGTTGTCTTTGCCGGGTTACGGGATTCACGGGACCAATCGCCCTTACGGGGTCGGGCGGCGGGTCAGTCATGGCTGTATCCGGCTGTATCCGGGGGATATCGATGACCTGGCCGGGCGGGTCGGACGGGGGACTCCGGTGAAGATCATCTATCGGCCGATCAAGCTGGCGATCAAGGACAATCGCCTGTTGCTGGAAGCGCACCCCGACTACCTGAAACGGGGCGACTGGAGCGTGGCGGAGATGTTGAAACGCGCCAGCGCGCTGGGTTGGCAAGGGGAACTCGATATGACGCTGATCAGGCAGGCAATCGAACAGGCCCAGGGAATCCCTGTGCCTGTTGCGGAACTGAAATGA
- a CDS encoding Lrp/AsnC family transcriptional regulator translates to MKKFDKIDSRILDRLQLDGRLSNAKLAEQISLSEAPCWKRLKRLEAEGLIEGYQANLNRRELGFGVLSFVQLSCTQHDEDVTAAFEKTIQSCPNVLACHNTTGEADYLLQVVARDLDDYSRFVDQILRKLPGISSIRSNLSLRELKSSNRLPLTECSND, encoded by the coding sequence ATGAAAAAGTTTGACAAAATAGACTCTCGTATTCTTGATCGTCTGCAGCTTGACGGAAGGCTGTCCAATGCCAAATTGGCTGAGCAGATCTCACTGAGCGAGGCCCCTTGTTGGAAACGGTTGAAACGGTTGGAGGCAGAAGGTTTAATTGAAGGTTATCAGGCAAACTTGAATCGCCGCGAATTAGGATTTGGTGTTCTATCCTTCGTGCAGCTCTCCTGCACACAGCATGACGAAGATGTCACAGCGGCCTTTGAAAAAACCATCCAGTCCTGCCCTAATGTTCTCGCTTGTCACAACACGACTGGTGAGGCTGATTACTTGCTACAGGTCGTTGCTAGGGATCTGGATGATTACAGCCGATTCGTCGATCAAATATTGAGAAAACTACCGGGCATTTCGAGTATTCGTTCAAATTTATCATTACGGGAATTGAAGTCATCAAATCGGCTACCACTTACCGAGTGTTCCAACGACTGA
- a CDS encoding DMT family transporter, which yields MQPSKSLITRMTGTSSATKAYVALLLTIITWALVPAFLKQLLAVLSPTELSFIRFFFAGAVMLAWILPGHYKEVLDLFRDDWRLMLLCTLCGPLMAMVCFNFGLNKLTVGTAAVFTAIEPVCTYLFAVLLGQERWKAGRMVSILVALAGIVLVILSRESFGVGYWLSLLLVTLSPIIWAANNIITKELAKRHAAMVMVAVSFFLSSLLLLPTLSADLPAKLANMPPALWLILGYTVLCNIFGFTLWYWSLKHLPSSTVALSLYLLPVLSVAAGILLLGESLSFLKGIGILTVMLGLYLTNVRFR from the coding sequence ATGCAGCCAAGCAAAAGTCTCATCACCAGGATGACCGGCACATCCTCTGCCACCAAGGCATACGTTGCCTTGCTGCTGACCATAATAACCTGGGCCCTGGTGCCGGCCTTTCTCAAGCAACTGCTTGCGGTCCTCAGCCCCACGGAACTCTCTTTTATCCGCTTTTTCTTTGCCGGAGCAGTTATGCTGGCCTGGATACTTCCGGGTCACTACAAAGAAGTGCTCGATCTCTTTCGTGACGACTGGCGGCTGATGTTGCTCTGCACATTGTGCGGCCCGCTGATGGCAATGGTCTGTTTCAATTTTGGTCTGAACAAGCTGACCGTCGGTACCGCCGCGGTATTCACGGCCATCGAACCGGTGTGTACCTACCTGTTCGCCGTGTTACTCGGTCAGGAGCGTTGGAAGGCCGGGCGCATGGTCAGTATCCTGGTCGCTCTGGCTGGTATCGTCCTGGTCATTCTATCACGCGAGAGTTTCGGCGTCGGCTATTGGCTCAGCTTGTTGCTGGTCACTCTTTCGCCGATTATCTGGGCAGCGAACAATATCATCACCAAGGAGCTGGCTAAACGGCATGCGGCCATGGTTATGGTTGCGGTTTCCTTTTTTCTCAGTTCTTTGCTGTTGCTGCCAACTCTGTCCGCTGACCTGCCAGCCAAATTGGCCAACATGCCCCCGGCACTGTGGCTGATACTCGGCTACACTGTGCTCTGTAATATCTTTGGCTTCACCTTATGGTACTGGAGCCTGAAACATCTACCGTCCTCCACAGTGGCTCTCTCCTTGTATTTGTTGCCGGTTCTCTCAGTCGCCGCGGGGATACTGCTGCTTGGTGAAAGTTTGTCGTTCCTGAAAGGAATCGGAATCCTGACGGTGATGTTAGGGCTCTATTTAACGAATGTTCGCTTTCGTTGA
- a CDS encoding MBL fold metallo-hydrolase produces the protein MKKKAWLPLLLILLACLMTSTTYADSHNKWGFNNKCEHNQGYEKPKPKATSIYYKWNGYAFGEIILPNGKSIIIDPYYKNVSSNEYNYTVYSDSKTAADPEITKGTDYVIFSHNHFDHTNDFRYLLERNPAAYFIIPAGGVNSFFYNFGVEARNINFQPFENYDYLVFPDFTLETFRASHTKKIKTSYPADLNDGRSADDPLAYLFWNEGTTEYFNFRITTNDGFVILIVGGQYKLDPRMYNYVGTEPDLMIYQMAAVNIGTDGIYYGDRSAPLPDLIAGYVASINPRVAIPGHHEKFSVDLMDKFTSDLADLVPGTNFPNPETHVWYKLSKRPSGKVSYMMETPL, from the coding sequence ATGAAAAAAAAAGCTTGGTTACCACTGTTATTGATTTTGTTGGCATGCTTGATGACATCAACAACCTACGCAGACTCACACAATAAATGGGGCTTCAACAATAAATGTGAGCACAATCAAGGATATGAAAAACCAAAACCTAAAGCAACAAGTATCTATTATAAGTGGAATGGATATGCTTTTGGAGAAATCATTCTCCCTAATGGGAAGAGTATTATAATTGACCCATACTACAAAAATGTATCCAGTAATGAATATAATTATACAGTATATTCTGACTCTAAAACAGCAGCAGATCCTGAAATAACAAAAGGGACTGATTACGTAATATTTAGCCATAATCATTTTGATCATACAAACGATTTTAGGTATCTTCTCGAGAGAAATCCTGCAGCCTATTTTATTATTCCTGCAGGAGGAGTGAATTCATTTTTTTACAATTTTGGTGTTGAAGCCAGGAACATTAACTTTCAACCTTTTGAAAATTATGACTATCTCGTTTTTCCAGATTTTACATTAGAAACTTTCAGGGCTTCTCATACTAAGAAAATCAAAACAAGCTATCCCGCCGACCTTAATGACGGAAGGTCAGCAGATGATCCACTTGCTTACCTTTTCTGGAATGAAGGAACGACAGAGTATTTCAATTTCAGAATTACTACGAACGATGGATTTGTTATCCTGATAGTCGGCGGTCAGTATAAATTAGATCCGAGAATGTACAATTATGTTGGGACTGAACCTGATCTGATGATTTATCAGATGGCAGCCGTCAATATTGGGACTGATGGTATTTATTACGGGGACAGAAGCGCACCACTTCCGGATCTGATTGCAGGATATGTCGCATCAATCAACCCTAGAGTCGCTATCCCGGGACATCATGAAAAATTCAGTGTTGACCTTATGGACAAATTCACGTCTGATCTGGCCGACTTAGTGCCAGGTACAAATTTCCCTAATCCTGAAACGCATGTATGGTATAAGCTGTCTAAACGTCCCTCAGGGAAGGTCTCTTATATGATGGAGACACCTCTGTAG
- the lon gene encoding endopeptidase La, whose amino-acid sequence MHDNFEDHDDSIEYEIEVETDADVHAVPDDGLVLARDFLPSRLPLIPLRPRPAFPGVIIPLTVNGEARVRTIKQAMETESQSIGLVMVQDLEDDDSTTNLQKVGVAAKILKLIHTEKDSAHVLVNSLERFSIDDVLEINDVIFADVTYFLSPAYTNNPELKAYSMAIISTLKELVQINPLYSEEIKLFLGRSSMDDPARLTDFAANLTNADGFELQEVLETFDIHRRIDKVLVLLKKELEVSRLQTKISQQIEEKISKQQREFFLREQFKAIKKELGLEKEGKTSEIEKFQQRLKNLTLNDEAQKAVDEEIQKLQLIEPSSPEYTVSRNYLDWLTVLPWGKFSKDSYDLKRARRVLDRDHYGLEDVKERILEFIAVGKMKGDISGSILCLVGPPGVGKTSIGKSIADALKRKFYRFSVGGMRDEAEIKGHRRTYIGAMPGKAIQAMKSAGTANPVLMLDEIDKIGASFQGDPASALLEVLDPEQNGAFRDHYLDVPFDLSNVLFIATANQLDTIPAPLLDRMEVIRLSGYILEEKLEIARRYLVPKALKSHGLNRSQVSINKSALADIVDRYAREAGVRGLENKIKKIMRKATMAFAEGRTDKLTVTKKEVEDYLSKPVFGDEELIKDAPGVVTGLAWTRMGGATLQIEATSMTSKNKGFKQTGQLGKVMVESSEIAYSYVMGHLQDYQIDADYFDSHFIHLHVPAGATPKDGPSAGITMTTALLSMILNKSVRRKLGMTGELSLTGRVLPIGGVKEKTIAARRAGLKALIFPNENKKDYEDLPAYLREGLEVHFVKEYPEVFKIAFSA is encoded by the coding sequence ATGCATGATAATTTTGAAGACCACGATGACTCGATTGAATATGAGATAGAAGTTGAGACCGATGCCGATGTCCACGCCGTGCCCGATGACGGCCTGGTCCTGGCCCGGGATTTTCTGCCCTCCCGCCTGCCGCTGATTCCGTTGCGCCCGCGGCCGGCTTTTCCCGGCGTCATCATTCCGCTGACTGTCAACGGTGAAGCCCGGGTCCGCACCATCAAGCAGGCCATGGAAACCGAATCCCAGTCCATCGGCCTGGTTATGGTCCAGGATCTGGAAGACGACGACTCCACCACCAACCTGCAGAAGGTCGGGGTGGCGGCCAAGATTCTCAAGCTGATCCACACCGAAAAGGACAGCGCCCATGTGCTGGTCAACAGCCTGGAACGCTTCAGCATCGACGATGTGCTGGAGATCAACGATGTCATCTTTGCCGATGTCACCTATTTCCTGAGTCCGGCCTACACCAATAACCCGGAGTTGAAAGCCTATTCCATGGCGATCATCTCGACTCTCAAAGAGCTGGTCCAGATCAACCCTCTCTATTCCGAGGAGATCAAACTGTTCCTTGGCCGCTCCAGCATGGACGACCCGGCCCGGCTCACCGACTTTGCCGCCAACCTGACCAACGCCGACGGCTTCGAACTGCAGGAGGTACTGGAAACCTTCGATATCCACCGCCGCATCGACAAGGTCCTGGTGCTACTGAAAAAGGAGCTCGAGGTCTCGCGGCTGCAGACCAAAATTTCCCAGCAGATCGAGGAAAAGATCTCCAAGCAGCAGCGCGAGTTCTTTTTGCGTGAGCAGTTCAAAGCGATCAAGAAGGAGCTGGGGCTGGAAAAAGAGGGCAAAACCTCGGAGATCGAAAAATTCCAGCAACGCCTCAAAAACCTGACCCTGAACGACGAGGCCCAGAAGGCGGTCGATGAAGAAATCCAGAAGCTGCAGCTCATTGAACCTTCGTCACCGGAATATACGGTCAGCCGCAACTATCTCGATTGGCTGACCGTCCTCCCCTGGGGCAAATTCAGCAAGGACTCCTACGACCTGAAACGGGCCCGCCGGGTCCTTGACCGCGACCACTACGGACTCGAAGACGTCAAGGAGCGGATTCTCGAGTTCATCGCCGTCGGCAAGATGAAAGGCGATATCTCCGGCTCCATCCTCTGCCTGGTCGGACCGCCCGGGGTCGGCAAGACCTCTATCGGCAAAAGCATCGCCGACGCTTTAAAGCGGAAATTTTACCGGTTCTCCGTCGGCGGCATGCGCGACGAAGCGGAAATCAAGGGGCACCGCCGGACCTATATCGGCGCCATGCCGGGCAAAGCCATCCAGGCCATGAAAAGCGCCGGCACCGCCAACCCGGTGCTGATGCTCGACGAAATCGACAAGATCGGTGCCTCCTTCCAGGGCGATCCGGCTTCGGCCCTGCTTGAAGTGCTCGACCCGGAACAGAACGGCGCTTTCCGCGATCACTACCTGGACGTCCCCTTTGACCTGTCCAACGTGCTGTTCATCGCCACCGCCAACCAGCTCGACACCATCCCGGCGCCGTTGCTCGACCGGATGGAAGTGATTCGCCTGTCCGGCTATATCCTCGAAGAGAAACTCGAGATCGCCCGCCGCTACCTGGTGCCCAAGGCCCTCAAGAGCCACGGTTTGAACAGGTCCCAGGTCAGCATCAACAAATCGGCCCTGGCCGATATCGTCGATCGCTATGCCCGCGAGGCCGGGGTGCGGGGGCTGGAGAACAAGATCAAGAAGATCATGCGCAAGGCGACCATGGCCTTCGCCGAAGGCCGTACCGACAAACTCACCGTCACCAAGAAGGAGGTGGAGGACTACCTGAGCAAACCGGTCTTCGGTGACGAAGAGCTGATCAAGGACGCCCCGGGCGTGGTCACCGGCCTGGCCTGGACCCGCATGGGCGGCGCCACCCTGCAGATCGAAGCCACCTCCATGACCAGCAAGAACAAAGGCTTCAAGCAGACCGGTCAGCTCGGCAAGGTCATGGTGGAAAGCTCGGAGATCGCCTACTCCTATGTCATGGGACATTTGCAGGACTACCAGATCGATGCAGACTATTTCGACAGCCATTTCATCCACCTGCACGTCCCGGCCGGGGCCACTCCAAAAGACGGCCCCTCAGCCGGGATCACCATGACCACAGCCCTGCTGTCGATGATCCTCAACAAATCGGTCAGACGCAAGCTGGGCATGACCGGGGAACTGTCCCTGACCGGCCGGGTGCTGCCCATCGGCGGGGTTAAGGAAAAAACCATTGCGGCCCGGCGGGCCGGTTTGAAAGCCCTGATTTTCCCCAATGAAAATAAAAAGGATTATGAAGATTTGCCAGCCTACCTCAGAGAGGGGCTGGAGGTTCACTTTGTCAAGGAATACCCCGAGGTATTCAAAATCGCGTTTTCAGCCTGA
- the polA gene encoding DNA polymerase I — protein MTEKKEQVYLVDGSSYIYRAYFAIRHLSNSKGEATNAVYGFTNMLLTLLRDQQPDHIAVIFDSKGPTFRKELYPEYKANRAAMPDDLIPQIPQIKDVVRAFNLPALELSGYEADDIIATLAKRYAEQGFAVTVVTGDKDLMQIVSDEVRLLDTMKGKISGRQEVIERFGVPPEQVLEVLGLAGDSSDNIPGVPGIGEKTAAGLIQEFGSIDNLLANIDQVKGKKRQENLREFADQARLSRKLADLVYDLDINLSAEELALGEPNREALEELFRKFEFNKLAQEFAALPQRAEVDADYRTVLSEADLDELIAELRQAKRFAIDTETTSLNAVQAELVGLSFAVRANHGWYVPVGHRYLGVPDQLEQSLVLERLRPLLEDDACKKVGQNIKYDALVLLNAGVELAGVEIDTMVLSYVIYPEAKSHGLDALALEHLNHRMIPYSEMTGTGKKQICFSEVEVERATVYAAEDADITLQLAEKLLAELPEGAPHKLFYEVEMPLVAVLTRMEWSGIRIDAEFLGGLSGEMGEKLVDLEKEIHALAGGPFNINSPKQLGEVLFEKLSLPKGKKTKTGWSTNVEVLTALAHDHEIAAKILDYRSLSKLKNTYSDALPKLINPATGRLHTSFNQTVTATGRLSSSDPNLQNIPIRTTEGRRIREAFIPEQDWVLISADYSQVELRVMAHMADVAGLKESFAAGEDIHKRTAGEIFNVFPEMVTDEMRRQAKTINFGVLYGMGAFSLGKDLGISRAEAQQFIDHYFERYPAVLQYLEDKKTEAREHQYVTTLLGRHCAIPEINSKNGAVRSYAERNAINYPIQGSAADIIKVAMVNIDRRLRAEQLQCRMLLQVHDELVFEAPAAELEAVCELIRAEMEGAVSLDLPLRVDLGSGANWAQAH, from the coding sequence ATGACGGAAAAAAAAGAACAGGTCTACCTGGTTGACGGCTCATCCTATATCTATCGGGCTTATTTTGCTATTCGCCATCTCTCCAATTCCAAAGGGGAGGCGACCAACGCGGTCTACGGCTTTACCAATATGCTGCTGACCCTGCTGCGCGACCAGCAACCCGACCATATTGCGGTGATCTTCGACAGCAAAGGCCCGACTTTTCGGAAAGAGCTGTATCCCGAATACAAGGCCAACCGGGCGGCCATGCCCGATGACCTGATCCCGCAGATTCCGCAGATCAAGGATGTGGTGCGGGCCTTCAACCTGCCCGCGCTGGAGCTGTCCGGCTACGAGGCGGACGATATCATCGCCACGTTGGCCAAACGCTATGCCGAGCAGGGATTCGCGGTGACCGTGGTCACCGGGGACAAAGACCTGATGCAGATCGTCAGCGACGAGGTCCGCCTGCTCGATACCATGAAAGGGAAGATCTCCGGGCGCCAGGAAGTGATCGAACGCTTCGGCGTACCGCCGGAGCAGGTGCTGGAGGTCCTCGGCCTGGCCGGTGACAGCTCCGACAATATTCCGGGGGTGCCGGGGATCGGCGAAAAGACCGCCGCCGGATTGATCCAGGAGTTTGGCAGCATTGACAACCTGTTGGCCAATATCGATCAGGTGAAAGGGAAGAAACGCCAGGAGAACCTGCGCGAGTTCGCCGACCAGGCGCGGCTGTCGCGCAAGCTGGCCGACCTGGTTTACGATCTGGATATTAACCTGAGCGCCGAGGAACTGGCCCTGGGCGAACCGAACCGGGAGGCCCTGGAAGAGCTGTTCCGCAAGTTCGAGTTCAATAAATTGGCCCAGGAGTTTGCGGCCCTGCCGCAGCGTGCCGAAGTGGATGCCGATTACCGGACCGTGCTCAGCGAGGCCGATCTGGATGAGCTGATTGCGGAGCTGCGCCAGGCCAAACGTTTTGCCATCGATACCGAAACCACCAGCCTCAATGCGGTTCAGGCGGAACTGGTCGGACTGTCCTTTGCGGTCCGCGCCAACCACGGCTGGTACGTTCCGGTCGGCCATCGCTACCTGGGCGTGCCTGACCAATTGGAGCAGTCCCTGGTGCTGGAGCGGCTGCGGCCGTTGCTGGAGGACGACGCCTGTAAAAAGGTCGGACAGAACATCAAGTACGATGCCCTGGTGCTGCTCAATGCCGGCGTGGAGCTGGCCGGGGTGGAGATCGACACCATGGTCCTCTCCTACGTCATCTACCCGGAAGCCAAATCCCACGGTCTGGATGCCCTGGCCCTGGAACACCTGAACCATCGGATGATCCCCTATTCCGAAATGACCGGCACGGGCAAGAAGCAGATCTGCTTCAGCGAAGTGGAGGTGGAACGGGCCACGGTGTATGCCGCCGAAGATGCCGATATCACCCTGCAGCTGGCGGAAAAACTCCTCGCCGAGCTGCCGGAAGGGGCGCCGCACAAGCTCTTTTACGAAGTCGAGATGCCTCTGGTCGCGGTGTTGACCCGGATGGAATGGAGCGGCATCCGCATCGATGCGGAATTTCTGGGTGGACTCTCCGGGGAAATGGGCGAGAAACTGGTCGACCTGGAAAAGGAAATTCACGCCCTGGCCGGCGGCCCGTTCAACATTAATTCGCCCAAGCAACTCGGCGAGGTGCTGTTTGAAAAGCTCAGCCTGCCGAAAGGGAAGAAGACCAAGACCGGCTGGTCGACCAATGTGGAGGTGCTGACCGCTCTGGCCCATGATCACGAGATCGCTGCGAAGATCCTCGATTACCGCTCGCTGAGCAAGCTCAAGAATACCTATTCCGATGCCTTGCCGAAGCTGATCAACCCGGCCACCGGGCGGTTGCACACCTCCTTCAACCAGACCGTCACGGCCACCGGGCGGCTCTCGTCGAGCGATCCCAACCTGCAGAATATCCCGATTCGGACTACCGAGGGGCGGCGCATCCGGGAAGCCTTCATCCCGGAGCAGGACTGGGTGCTGATTTCGGCCGACTATTCCCAGGTCGAACTGCGGGTCATGGCGCACATGGCCGATGTGGCCGGACTTAAGGAGAGCTTTGCCGCGGGCGAGGATATCCACAAGCGTACCGCCGGGGAGATCTTCAATGTCTTTCCGGAAATGGTCACTGACGAAATGCGCCGTCAGGCCAAGACCATCAACTTCGGTGTGCTCTACGGCATGGGCGCGTTCAGCCTGGGCAAGGACCTGGGCATCAGCCGGGCCGAAGCCCAGCAATTCATCGATCATTATTTCGAACGTTACCCGGCCGTGCTGCAATACCTGGAAGACAAGAAGACCGAGGCTCGTGAGCATCAGTATGTGACCACCCTGCTCGGGCGGCACTGCGCCATTCCCGAGATCAACAGCAAAAACGGCGCGGTGCGCAGTTACGCCGAACGCAACGCCATCAATTACCCGATTCAGGGCAGCGCCGCGGATATCATCAAGGTGGCCATGGTCAATATCGACCGGAGGCTGCGCGCCGAGCAGCTGCAGTGCCGCATGCTGCTGCAGGTCCACGATGAACTGGTCTTCGAAGCCCCGGCCGCCGAGCTTGAGGCGGTCTGTGAGCTGATTCGCGCGGAGATGGAAGGGGCCGTTTCCCTCGACCTGCCGCTGCGGGTTGATCTCGGCTCGGGCGCGAACTGGGCGCAGGCTCACTGA
- a CDS encoding transposase: MPRIARIVAPGYPHHLTQRGNNCATVFFDDPDRQAYLGLLTKCSKAFALQIWAYCLMDNHVHLLAVPEKEQSLARGIGLINQVYTQYLNRKLVQSGRIWQNCFFS; encoded by the coding sequence ATGCCCAGAATCGCACGCATCGTCGCTCCCGGATATCCACATCATCTCACCCAACGCGGGAATAACTGCGCAACGGTCTTTTTTGATGATCCAGACCGCCAGGCATATCTTGGCCTGCTGACTAAATGCAGCAAAGCATTTGCTTTGCAAATCTGGGCCTATTGCTTGATGGATAACCATGTCCATCTACTGGCCGTTCCGGAAAAAGAACAGTCACTGGCCCGCGGGATCGGCTTGATCAATCAGGTCTATACCCAATATCTTAACCGCAAGTTGGTCCAGAGCGGTCGAATCTGGCAAAATTGCTTCTTTTCGTGA